From the genome of Ananas comosus cultivar F153 linkage group 16, ASM154086v1, whole genome shotgun sequence, one region includes:
- the LOC109722176 gene encoding ATP synthase subunit beta, mitochondrial-like (The sequence of the model RefSeq protein was modified relative to this genomic sequence to represent the inferred CDS: added 59 bases not found in genome assembly), producing MASRRVLSSLLRSASRRRPSASSSSSPFAATRSPIPRPSPTGLLLSRAVEYATSAAAAAPSPTPAKTSGGGPSGKITDEFTGAGAIGQVCQVIGAVVDVRFNEGLPPILTALEVLDNSIRLVLEVAQHLGENMVRTIAMDGTEGLVRGQRVLNTGSPITVPVGRATLGRIINVIGEPIDEKGEIKTSHFLPIHREAPAFVEQATEQQILVTGIKVVDLLAPYQRGGKIGLFGGAGVGKTVLIMELINNVAKAHGGFSVFAGVGERTREGNDLYREMIESGVIKLGDKQAESKCALVYGQMNEPPGARARVGLTGLTVAEHFRDAEGQDVLLFIDNIFRFTQANSEVSALLGRIPSAVGYQPTLATDLGGLQERITTTKKGSITSVQAIYVPADDLTDPAPATTFAHLDATTVLSRQISELGIYPAVDPLDSTSRMLSPHVLGEEHYNTARGVQKVLQNYKNLQDIIAILGMDELSEDDKLTVARARKIQRFLSQPFHVAEVFTGAPGKYVELKESIKSFQGVLDGKYDDLPEQSFYMVGGIEEVIAKAEKIAKESAT from the exons ATGGCGTCTCGCCGggtcctctcctccctcctccgctccgcctctcgccgccgcccctctgcctcctcc CCTCCTCTCCCGCGCCGTCGAGtacgccacctccgccgccgcggcggcgccgtcgcCAACTCCGGCGAAGACATCCGGCGGAGGCCCCAGCGGGAAGATCACCGACGAGTTCACCGGCGCCGGCGCGATCGGGCAGGTGTGCCAGGTGATCGGCGCCGTCGTCGACGTGCGCTTCAACGAGGGGCTGCCGCCGATCCTCACGGCACTGGAGGTGCTCGATAACTCCATCCGCCTCGTCCTCGAGGTCGCGCAGCATCTCGGGGAGAACATGGTCAGGACCATCGCCATGGACGGGACCGAGGGTCTCGTCCGTGGCCAGAGGGTTCTCAACACTGGATCTCCGATCACT GTTCCTGTCGGTAGGGCAACCCTTGGACGCATTATCAATGTCATTGGTGAACCAATTGATGAGAAGGGTGAAATAA AGACCAGTCACTTCCTTCCCATTCATCGTGAAGCCCCTGCTTTTGTCGAGCAAGCAACAGAACAGCAAATTCTTGTTACTGGAATCAAA GTGGTGGATCTTCTTGCACCTTATCAACGGGGTGGAAAGATCGGGCTTTTCGGTGGTGCCGGTGTGGGGAAAACTGTCCTTATTATGGAGTTGATCAACAATGTAGCTAAAGCTCATG GTGGTTTCTCTGTCTTCGCTGGTGTTGGGGAGCGAACACGAGAGGGCAATGACTTGTACAGGGAAATGATTGAAAGTGGTGTCATTAAGCTTGGAGACAAGCAG GCTGAGAGCAAGTGTGCCCTGGTGTATGGACAAATGAACGAGCCACCTGGTGCCCGTGCACGTGTTGGGCTGACTGGCCTGACTGTTGCTGAGCATTTCCGTGATGCCGAAGGCCAAGACGTGCTTCTATTTATTGATAACATTTTCCGTTTTACTCAG gcaaactctgaagtgtCTGCGTTGCTTGGGCGTATCCCGTCTGCTGTGGGTTACCAACCAACTCTAGCTACTGATCTTGGAGGTCTACAAGAGCGTATCACAACAACAAAGAAGGGTTCTATTACATCTGTGCAAGCTATTTATGTGCCTGCTGATGACTTGACAGATCCAGCTCCTGCTACTACATTTGCCCATCTTGATGCCACTACTGTGTTGTCACGACAG ATTTCTGAGCTTGGTATCTATCCTGCTGTCGATCCCCTTGACTCCACATCTAGAATGCTTTCTCCACATGTACTGGGGGAAGAGCACTACAACACTGCTCGTGGTGTTCAGAAGGTTCTTCAGAACTACAAGAACCTTCAAGATATTATTGCAATTTTGGGAATGGATGAGCTTAGTGAAGACGACAAGTTGACGGTGGCTCGTGCTAGAAAGATCCAGAGGTTCCTGAGCCAGCCTTTCCATGTTGCTGAAGTTTTCACGGGTGCACCTGGAAAGTATGTTGAACTGAAAGAAAGTATTAAGAGCTTCCAG GGTGTTTTGGATGGGAAGTACGATGACCTTCCCGAGCAGTCATTTTACATGGTTGGTGGCATAGAGGAAGTCATCGCGAAGGCTGAGAAGATAGCGAAGGAATCTGCCACTTAA